One genomic region from Argentina anserina chromosome 2, drPotAnse1.1, whole genome shotgun sequence encodes:
- the LOC126783489 gene encoding cold-regulated protein 28, producing MDVPPNPAPNPGSEYRSELARTVISNSAPSVALENRAHATPDTSIDWTNEKHRSYINSLEASFVNKLYQSRRLQDSYPQIYVKGTNPSHEFPFKTYNSSDQFNVVQDSHSQKLISPNNGTLIESTADSNSTLVRLRMEHILSRHKDTQLRRNATSEHLGVIAKTSEQNPACHQDSVDSTEEVSGQNFVDEDHIRKPSCEFMPKRLKRASTDASSNDQLVPLGNLDTEVVSVACHAPSGREEQGQHQLLLEHPNSWVATQYWSLTGRY from the exons ATGGATGTTCCTCCAAACCCGGCGCCGAATCCGGGATCCGAGTACAGAAGCGAGTTGGCTCGCACCGTCATCTCCAACTCGGCGCCGTCTGTTGCTCTAGAGAATCGCGCGCATGCAACGCCG GACACATCCATAGACTGGACAAATGAGAAACATAGATCGTATATAAATTCCTTAGAAGCATCGTTTGTAAATAAATTGTACCAGTCCAGGAGATTGCAGGACAGCTATCCACAAATATATGTTAAGGGGACAAATCCATCACATGAGTTTCCTTTCAAGACATATAACTCTTCTGACCAG TTCAATGTTGTTCAGGATAGCCATTCTCAGAAGTTGATCTCTCCGAATAATGGAACTCTGATAGAAAGCACTGCTGATTCTAATAGTACTCTGGTAAGGCTGCGAATGGAGCATATTCTGTCTCGTCATAAGGACACCCAGTTAAGAAGGAATGCAACCTCAGAACATTTGGGTGTAATCGCAAAAACTTCAGAGCAGAACCCTGCATGTCATCAGGATTCAGTTGACAGTACTGAAG AAGTTTCGGGTCAGAATtttgtggatgaggaccataTAAGGAAGCCAAGTTGTGAATTTATGCCAAAGAGGCTTAAAAGGGCTTCAACCGATGCTTCCAGCAATGATCAA CTTGTACCTTTGGGAAATCTTGATACAGAAGTAGTTTCAGTGGCCTGTCATGCTCCTTCTGGAAGAGAAGAACAAGGGCAGCATCAATTGCTACTGGAGCACCCTAATAGCTGGGTTGCAACTCAGTACTGGAGTCTAACAGGTAGATACTGA
- the LOC126782142 gene encoding glycoprotein 3-alpha-L-fucosyltransferase A-like, which yields MGVFSFHRGSRTAGTHEALPVSGAGAGASPANKRRWSNLMPFVVFLVVVAEISFLGKLDLANKAALVDSWTELFSPSSVVAGGGGGRREDLGLVVGGDLGLLSCEEWLEREDGVEYSRDFGKEPVLVSGDEKDWKYCSVGCQFGGDSGRKPDASFGLGHEDGTSSVLRSMESAQYYAENNIDNARRKGYNIVMTTSLSSDVPVGYFSWAEYDIMAPILPKTEKALAAAFISNCGARNFRLQALEALMKTNIKIDSYGGCHRNRDGKVDKVQTLKRYKFSLAFENSNEEDYVTEKFFQSLVAGTIPVVVGPPNIEDYSPGPGSFLYIKEISDVENVAKTMKELADNPEAYNQSLRWKYEGPSDSFKALVDMAAVHSSCRLCIHLATKIREKEESNLEFKRRPCKCTRGSGVVYHLYVRERGRFEMESIFIRSDNLTLEAFQSLVLRKFQSQKHVPIWKQERPDVLRGGDNLKIYRIYPVGLTQRQALYTFRFKGDADFRSQVETTPCAKFEVIFV from the exons ATGGGCGTGTTTTCATTCCACCGAGGCTCCAGAACCGCCGGCACCCACGAAGCCCTGCCGGTCTCCGGCGCCGGCGCAGGCGCCTCACCGGCGAACAAGCGGCGATGGTCCAATCTTATGCCCTTCGTTGTATTCCTTGTGGTCGTTGCGGAGATCTCGTTTCTGGGCAAGCTTGATTTGGCGAACAAAGCTGCTTTGGTGGATTCGTGGACGGAGCTGTTCTCGCCGAGTTCGGTGGTggctggtggtggtggtggtcgtCGTGAGGATTTGGGCCTGGTTGTTGGTGGTGATTTGGGCCTGCTGAGCTGTGAGGAATGGTTGGAGAGAGAGGATGGTGTTGAGTATTCCAGAGATTTCGGAAAGGAGcctgttttggtttctggaGATGAGAAG GACTGGAAATATTGTTCTGTTGGATGCCAGTTTGGAGGCGATTCTGGCAGAAAACCTGATGCCTCTTTTGGGTTAGGCCATGAAGATGGGACATCTAGTGTTCTACGATCCATGGAATCAGCTCAATACTATGCAGAGAACAATATTGATAACGCAAGACG GAAGGGTTATAATATTGTTATGACGACTAGTCTCTCATCGGATGTTCCTGTTGGATATTTTTCTTGGGCTGAGTACGATATCATGGCACCTATCCTGCCTAAGACTGAGAAAGCCCTGGCTGCTGCGTTTATTTCCAATTGCGGTGCTCGCAACTTCCGTTTACAAGCTCTCGAAGCACTTATGAAGACTAACATCAAGATAGATTCTTATGGCGGTTGCCACAGAAACCGTGACGGAAAAG TGGACAAAGTTCAAACTCTGAAGCGCTATAAGTTCAGTTTGGCATTTGAGAATTCCAATGAGGAGGATTATGTAACTGAGAAGTTCTTTCAATCTCTAGTTGCTG GAACAATACCTGTAGTTGTTGGTCCTCCAAATATTGAAGATTATTCTCCTGGTCCCggttcttttttatatataaaggaGATAAGTGATGTTGAGAACGTTGCCAAAACCATGAAAGAACTTGCAGATAATCCTGAAGCATATAATCAGTCACTGAG ATGGAAGTATGAGGGGCCATCTGATTCTTTCAAGGCCCTTGTGGACATGGCAGCAGTACATTCATCATGCCGTCTTTGCATTCACTTGGCAACAAAGATtcgagagaaagaagaaagtaaCCTAGAATTTAAAAGACGACCTTGTAAGTGCACCAGAGGCTCAGGGGTCGTGTATCACTTATATGTAAGAGAAAGAGGGAGATTCGAGATGGAATCCATCTTCATAAG GTCGGACAATTTGACTCTTGAGGCCTTCCAGTCTTTGGTGCTCAGAAAATTCCAATCTCAGAAGCATGTGCCTATCTGGAAACAAGAAAGACCTGATGTCCTGAGAGGAGGTGATAACTTAAAAATTTATAGAATTTATCCTGTTGGTCTGACACAGAGGCAGGCTTTATATACCTTCAGATTTAAAGGGGATGCTGATTTTAGAAGTCAAGTCGAAACCACCCCGTGTGCAAAATTTGAAGTCATATTCGTGTAG
- the LOC126784897 gene encoding major pollen allergen Ole e 10-like, whose translation MAPKYVVVSVLLLQLAAIAFAIRLPYYATRPDKPLLGGPAGGIPKQGSLAGGMPAPGAAVGGANSGKKWCIGKKDIKKSLLKSAFDEICKEVDCSATGPTGICYDESIWSKASYAMNLKYQKNGQKDSDCDHQGRAQIVTIDPSWGKCVLISS comes from the exons ATGGCTCCCAAGTACGTCGTTGTGTCTGTTCTCCTCCTACAGCTTGCGGCAATTGCTTTTGCCATACGCCTGCCATACTAT GCTACACGTCCAGACAAGCCGCTCCTCGGAGGTCCGGCAGGTGGAATTCCAAAGCAAGGGAGTCTGGCGGGAGGAATGCCTGCACCTGGGGCAGCAGTAGGAGGAGCCAACAGCGGGAAGAAGTGGTGCATTGGGAAGAAAGATATTAAGAAAAGCCTTTTGAAGAGTGCCTTCGATGAGATTTGCAAGGAGGTCGATTGCTCAGCCACAGGACCAACAGGAATATGCTACGATGAATCCATTTGGTCAAAGGCGTCCTACGCCATGAATCTGAAATACCAAAAGAATGGCCAAAAGGATTCTGACTGTGATCACCAAGGAAGGGCACAAATCGTCACCATTGACCCAA gCTGGGGAAAATGTGTGTTGATCTCTTCTTAA